One window from the genome of Drosophila albomicans strain 15112-1751.03 chromosome 2L, ASM965048v2, whole genome shotgun sequence encodes:
- the LOC117565860 gene encoding enhancer of rudimentary homolog, with protein sequence MSHTILLIHPKPSSSTRTYSEYDSVKECLEAICQIYEEHLKRQSPNVPTITTSSYAPYSKEWIKDQIYILFREKAMDTDK encoded by the exons ATGTCTCACACCATTCTGTTGATACATCCAAAGCCATCGTCGTCGACTCGCACCTACAGTGAATATGACAGCGTTAAAGAATGTCTGGAGGCAATTTGTCAAATCTACGAAGAGCATCTGAAGCGACAAAGTCCCAATGTGCCAACGATAAC CACTTCAAGCTATGCGCCTTATAGCAAAGAATGGATCAAGGATcaaatctatattttatttcgcGAAAAAGCAATGGATACTGACAAGTAA